A DNA window from Veillonellales bacterium contains the following coding sequences:
- a CDS encoding IclR family transcriptional regulator, with amino-acid sequence MSNEINYSYNIASVEKTIRIVELLAWSDRQLTVSEIAKRLYTHTSSADRYLLTLQNLGYVEKDPLTDRFRLTDKIIQLNSVLIANHPLTELYLDTMHTLAYEFETTTHIMAFLGSSTVTLHKDLQTNNLAFNNAFFDPKRYNYCSAPGKLLLSTLSEEELKKYFFKAKFIKFTKTTLISEEAVREDLNRIRERGYSIHDEEWLPGNLTISFPLTVKGKIRGAISLMCDISMKDKMLRQETIDYIKSKLIEPET; translated from the coding sequence TTGTCTAATGAAATAAACTATTCTTACAATATAGCTTCTGTGGAAAAAACAATAAGGATTGTGGAACTTCTTGCATGGAGCGATAGACAGCTGACCGTTTCTGAGATTGCAAAACGGTTGTACACACATACGTCCAGTGCGGATAGATATCTGCTGACACTGCAGAATCTTGGTTATGTAGAAAAAGATCCATTAACCGACAGATTTCGCCTTACAGATAAGATCATTCAACTGAATAGCGTCCTCATTGCTAACCATCCACTTACGGAACTCTACTTGGATACCATGCATACGCTGGCCTATGAATTTGAGACGACAACACACATTATGGCGTTCCTTGGCAGTAGTACCGTCACGCTGCACAAGGATTTGCAGACAAATAATTTGGCATTTAACAATGCTTTTTTTGATCCCAAACGTTATAATTACTGCTCCGCACCGGGAAAACTTTTGTTGTCCACACTTTCGGAAGAAGAACTGAAAAAATACTTTTTTAAAGCTAAATTCATAAAATTTACGAAAACTACGTTGATATCCGAAGAAGCTGTCCGGGAGGATCTTAACAGGATACGGGAACGGGGTTATTCAATCCATGACGAGGAATGGCTTCCCGGAAATTTGACTATCTCTTTTCCGTTAACTGTAAAAGGGAAAATAAGGGGAGCGATTTCTTTAATGTGTGACATAAGTATGAAAGACAAGATGCTGCGTCAGGAAACGATAGACTATATAAAATCAAAATTGATTGAACCGGAAACATGA
- a CDS encoding diguanylate cyclase response regulator, protein MTGRLAAVLVIDDDPKGRGWLSNLLDGIVEKILWTGRSSGITRLLGSNSVKAILVTLSWDKLAKFDLISSLRRIKPAVPIIVISETKNDVLAARVLKEGAQDVLVKGQFDREVLARTLYFSMERQRVVEKLQIVSMYDELTGVYNRRGWLALAQQQLQVAERTNKKMALFFVDLDSMKLINDTFGHQAGDEALIRAADLLHSTFRRSDIIGRFGGDEFVILSLDVNPEFSQTMLVRLAERQCLDKRQPQLPLSIGVAYYDPEKPANMEELLAEADKRMYEDKRRKKDALSDAKPL, encoded by the coding sequence ATGACAGGAAGACTAGCCGCTGTTCTAGTAATTGATGATGATCCTAAGGGGCGGGGCTGGTTGAGTAACCTGCTGGATGGTATTGTTGAGAAAATTTTATGGACCGGTCGTTCTTCGGGAATCACCAGGCTGTTGGGCTCAAATTCGGTGAAGGCGATTCTTGTCACGTTATCCTGGGACAAGCTAGCGAAATTTGATCTCATTTCGTCGCTTCGACGGATTAAACCGGCGGTACCAATTATCGTAATCAGTGAGACTAAAAATGACGTTCTCGCTGCCAGAGTTCTGAAGGAAGGAGCGCAGGATGTCCTTGTAAAAGGGCAGTTTGACAGGGAAGTACTTGCTCGAACGCTGTATTTTTCTATGGAAAGGCAGCGGGTAGTCGAGAAACTGCAAATTGTGTCCATGTATGACGAACTGACCGGGGTATATAACCGGCGCGGCTGGCTGGCTTTAGCTCAACAGCAGCTTCAGGTCGCTGAGCGAACGAATAAAAAAATGGCCTTATTTTTCGTTGATCTGGATTCAATGAAATTGATTAATGATACTTTTGGACATCAGGCCGGTGATGAGGCCTTAATCCGGGCGGCTGATTTATTGCACAGCACTTTCCGGAGATCAGACATCATTGGCCGTTTTGGCGGAGATGAATTTGTGATTCTGTCCTTAGACGTCAATCCAGAGTTTTCTCAGACTATGCTTGTCCGTTTGGCCGAAAGACAGTGCCTGGATAAGCGACAGCCTCAATTGCCGTTAAGTATCGGTGTCGCCTATTATGATCCGGAAAAGCCTGCTAACATGGAAGAATTGCTGGCTGAGGCGGATAAACGGATGTATGAGGATAAACGTAGGAAGAAAGACGCTTTATCCGATGCCAAGCCGCTCTAA
- the tadA gene encoding tRNA adenosine(34) deaminase TadA: protein MDDNDYMDLALAQARMAYEIGEVPIGAVLVLADQVVAQAHNMRETWQDATAHAEMIAIREACQKLGRWRLTGATLYVTIEPCPMCAGALVMSRIDRLVYGSPDYKAGGVESIFNIPQNAALNHRLTVVAGVRADECAGIMREFFRIRRK, encoded by the coding sequence ATGGATGACAACGACTACATGGATTTGGCATTGGCGCAAGCCCGGATGGCTTATGAAATCGGCGAGGTGCCGATTGGCGCGGTGCTGGTTTTGGCTGATCAGGTGGTTGCCCAAGCTCACAATATGCGGGAAACCTGGCAGGATGCCACCGCTCACGCGGAAATGATTGCCATTCGGGAGGCCTGCCAAAAACTTGGCCGCTGGCGTTTGACCGGAGCAACACTTTATGTTACTATAGAACCGTGTCCGATGTGTGCGGGAGCGCTGGTTATGAGCCGGATTGACCGGTTGGTGTACGGCAGTCCCGACTACAAAGCCGGCGGTGTGGAATCCATTTTTAATATTCCTCAGAATGCCGCGTTGAATCACCGGCTGACCGTAGTCGCCGGGGTCCGCGCTGACGAATGTGCCGGGATCATGCGGGAGTTTTTTCGCATCCGCCGCAAATAA
- a CDS encoding MBL fold metallo-hydrolase has translation MNLKQYRNPPDLIDRMPNASWFTHAQIFDDVLIVANTSTASFILKTTDGLIIIDAIYPKEQMFNAIIDGIKDIGWNPKDIKKLVITHGHFDHCGCGKWIVANYHPETYLSKIDDVYWSNVPFFPDKPETWKDFDIDHYVDDGDEIILGETTIKVFFTPGHTPGGLSFIFPVHDNGILHMAGMWGGTNPPGDINGVVTYFQSLDHFMEETEKYHCDVTINNHPTMDGYDKIAYANHRCSHMPNIYVIGEAGFRHFCQLYRFLCYDKLLEIANTLKK, from the coding sequence ATGAATCTTAAACAGTATCGTAATCCACCTGATCTTATCGACAGAATGCCCAATGCTTCTTGGTTTACTCATGCACAAATATTTGACGATGTATTGATTGTCGCAAATACCTCCACAGCTTCTTTCATTCTAAAAACTACTGATGGTCTTATCATCATTGATGCCATCTATCCTAAGGAACAGATGTTCAATGCCATTATTGATGGTATAAAGGACATAGGCTGGAACCCGAAAGATATTAAAAAGCTGGTTATCACCCACGGCCATTTCGATCATTGCGGCTGCGGCAAATGGATAGTGGCCAATTATCATCCGGAAACCTATCTTTCAAAAATAGATGACGTGTACTGGAGTAACGTACCATTCTTCCCCGACAAACCGGAAACTTGGAAGGATTTTGATATTGACCATTATGTAGATGACGGAGACGAAATCATCTTGGGAGAAACGACGATCAAGGTATTTTTCACTCCGGGGCACACTCCGGGCGGACTGAGCTTCATTTTCCCTGTTCACGATAACGGGATTCTCCATATGGCAGGTATGTGGGGCGGTACCAATCCGCCTGGTGACATCAACGGTGTCGTAACATACTTCCAGTCACTTGATCATTTCATGGAAGAAACGGAAAAGTACCATTGTGATGTGACTATCAATAATCATCCAACCATGGACGGCTATGACAAAATTGCCTATGCCAATCATCGTTGCTCGCATATGCCCAATATTTATGTCATCGGCGAGGCTGGGTTCAGGCATTTTTGCCAGCTCTACCGTTTCCTGTGTTATGACAAGCTTTTGGAAATCGCCAATACTCTGAAGAAGTAA
- a CDS encoding N-acetyltransferase family protein, producing MQNYSFREMQEKYLDEVRQIYTHYVLNTTATFHAKPPTKEEMRQIVFFDSEKYKTFVICKEEDICGYVFIAQHKKREAYDNTAEVSVYLKPDFTGKGFGSKAIQYIEEYAKKQKLHVLVATICGQNEASIRLVEKNGYFKCAHYKEVGQKFGQLLDIVGYQKIIS from the coding sequence ATGCAGAATTATTCTTTTCGGGAAATGCAGGAAAAATATCTGGATGAAGTGCGGCAAATTTATACTCACTATGTCTTAAATACCACTGCAACATTTCATGCAAAACCGCCAACAAAGGAAGAAATGCGACAGATCGTATTTTTTGATAGTGAGAAATATAAAACATTTGTAATATGTAAAGAAGAAGATATTTGCGGCTATGTTTTTATCGCGCAGCATAAAAAAAGAGAAGCCTATGATAACACTGCCGAAGTATCAGTATATTTGAAACCTGATTTTACCGGCAAGGGCTTCGGCAGCAAGGCAATCCAATATATTGAAGAATACGCGAAAAAACAAAAATTACATGTTCTTGTGGCGACTATATGCGGGCAGAATGAAGCAAGCATAAGGCTGGTTGAAAAAAACGGCTATTTCAAATGCGCCCACTACAAAGAGGTGGGACAGAAATTTGGCCAGCTTCTGGATATAGTGGGCTATCAAAAAATAATTTCTTAA
- a CDS encoding MaoC family dehydratase — protein MKGRTMEDIKMGDFAEHAKTISESDVYLFAGITGDMNPAHLNAQEAAQGMFKERIAHGMLSAGLVSAVLGMQLPGPGTIYMSQTLKFTAPVKFGDTITARAEVIDRNAEKNRITLKTTCTNQNGKVVLDGEALVMPPKA, from the coding sequence ATGAAAGGTAGAACAATGGAAGATATTAAGATGGGGGATTTCGCGGAGCATGCTAAAACGATTTCCGAGAGCGATGTGTATTTGTTTGCCGGTATCACCGGTGATATGAATCCCGCTCACCTCAATGCACAGGAGGCTGCGCAGGGTATGTTCAAAGAAAGAATCGCCCACGGTATGTTAAGTGCCGGTTTAGTGTCGGCTGTGCTCGGTATGCAATTGCCTGGCCCGGGAACTATCTACATGTCTCAAACATTAAAGTTTACTGCTCCGGTCAAGTTTGGCGATACCATTACCGCCCGGGCTGAAGTGATTGACAGAAATGCGGAAAAAAACCGCATTACTTTGAAAACTACCTGTACAAATCAGAACGGGAAAGTAGTTTTGGATGGTGAAGCACTTGTTATGCCGCCGAAGGCGTAA
- a CDS encoding DegT/DnrJ/EryC1/StrS family aminotransferase, protein MVGQNQRIYLSPPHMSGYEEQYVKEAFSSNWIAPLGPNVDAFEKEVAAYVGTRGAVALSSGTAAIHLALKLLNIGQGDLVFCSAFTFAASANPIVYQGAIPVFIDSEPESWNMSPNALRQAFADAERAGKLPKAVIAVNLYGQSSDMEVILAICNAYGVPVIEDAAESLGATYKGRASGTLGKYGIYSFNGNKIITTSGGGMLVSDDLGGLDKVRFWATQARDPARHYQHSRIGYNYRLSNVLAGIGRGQLKVLDDRVNRRRCIFDRYYKGLAGIPGVSFMPEADFGRSTRWLTAFTIAPQCGVTAAAIIDALAKEDIESRPVWKPLQLQPVYSRCRYYPHGSDSISDRIFESGLCLPSGSSLSENEQERVIQVVGNCLHKQMRAVV, encoded by the coding sequence ATGGTTGGACAAAATCAGCGCATATACCTGTCACCGCCTCATATGAGCGGCTATGAGGAGCAGTATGTTAAAGAAGCATTTTCTTCAAATTGGATTGCGCCACTGGGCCCTAACGTCGATGCTTTTGAAAAGGAAGTAGCCGCCTACGTGGGGACGAGGGGAGCGGTGGCTCTCAGTTCGGGTACGGCGGCCATACACTTGGCTTTAAAATTGCTGAATATCGGACAAGGAGATTTGGTATTTTGTTCGGCATTTACCTTCGCCGCTAGTGCAAATCCTATCGTATACCAGGGAGCGATACCCGTTTTTATTGATTCTGAACCAGAGTCGTGGAACATGTCACCAAACGCTTTACGGCAAGCCTTTGCCGATGCGGAGAGAGCCGGCAAGCTTCCCAAGGCAGTGATTGCTGTTAATTTATATGGGCAAAGTTCCGACATGGAAGTTATTTTAGCTATCTGCAATGCTTATGGCGTCCCGGTGATTGAGGATGCCGCTGAATCATTGGGAGCAACTTATAAGGGAAGAGCCAGCGGCACATTGGGTAAATACGGCATCTATTCGTTTAATGGCAATAAAATTATCACGACTTCCGGCGGGGGCATGCTTGTATCCGATGATCTAGGCGGACTGGACAAGGTTCGCTTTTGGGCTACCCAGGCCCGCGATCCGGCAAGGCATTATCAGCATAGCAGGATCGGATACAATTATCGGCTGAGTAATGTATTAGCCGGTATTGGCAGAGGCCAGCTGAAAGTGCTGGATGATCGGGTTAACAGGCGGAGATGCATCTTTGACCGTTATTATAAGGGATTAGCCGGCATTCCCGGTGTCTCCTTTATGCCAGAGGCGGATTTTGGCCGTTCGACCAGGTGGCTGACTGCTTTTACCATTGCTCCTCAGTGTGGGGTGACGGCTGCCGCTATTATAGATGCACTGGCTAAGGAGGACATAGAATCCCGGCCCGTCTGGAAGCCTCTTCAGCTTCAACCGGTATACAGCAGGTGCCGCTACTATCCTCATGGATCGGACAGTATATCGGACAGAATTTTTGAATCAGGTCTTTGTCTGCCGTCCGGCTCCAGTTTGTCGGAAAATGAGCAGGAGCGGGTTATTCAGGTTGTTGGAAATTGTTTGCACAAGCAAATGCGAGCGGTAGTATAA
- a CDS encoding nucleoside-diphosphate sugar epimerase/dehydratase has translation MRRKLIFGGLMFIDAVIVSFTPFLALMICFEETAGELFFSWLQPFMAVVIFIRLISFYGFGLYHRLWRYASINELLAIAGAVTLSSVIIMIYSALAGAAIPKSIHFISWGSTIVLVGLSRLGLRIAYYLRQRKGQSGTNVLIVGAGDAGAMIAREIKHRYLDSKKIVGFVDDDPYKHDQMIFGVKILGGRSDIRHIVNEYQVNEIIIAMPSAGGCVVREILSECKETGCTVKTLPGMYEIIDGKVTVQELREVNLEDLLRREPVQLDLHGIASYIGGKRVLVTGAGGSIGSELCRQIAKLSPEEIFLLGKGENSIYEIDRELRIKFPDTAIKPIIADVRDRERIARVFADNKPQVVFHAAAHKHVPLMELQPEEAVRNNVFGTKVVAEAADRAGTEVFVMVSTDKAVNPTSVMGATKRIAELVIQSINKVSDTKFVAVRFGNVLGSRGSAVPLFKKQIAAGGPITITHPDMKRYFMTIPEAAQLVLQAGSMASGGEVFVLDMGEPIKIVDLACDLIELSGLVPYSDIKVEYTGTRPGEKLFEELLTAEEGTTTTRHEKIYVAKLKAVDEKRLQRGLAALQQAIHNDEDVVTTMKKLVPTYSTKIAAKRRTFKHQDQVAEAQLDGQTGSYQTATGLVP, from the coding sequence ATGCGACGTAAATTGATCTTCGGGGGATTGATGTTCATTGATGCGGTTATCGTTAGTTTTACACCCTTTCTGGCGTTAATGATTTGCTTTGAGGAAACTGCCGGTGAACTATTTTTTAGCTGGCTGCAGCCCTTTATGGCAGTCGTCATTTTTATCCGGTTGATATCCTTTTATGGTTTTGGGCTGTATCACCGATTGTGGCGCTATGCCAGTATCAATGAATTGCTGGCGATCGCTGGAGCTGTGACGTTAAGTTCGGTAATTATTATGATATATTCAGCGTTGGCCGGTGCCGCAATACCGAAAAGCATACATTTTATAAGCTGGGGGTCAACCATCGTTTTGGTTGGACTGTCCAGATTAGGTTTGAGGATAGCCTATTATCTTAGGCAGAGAAAGGGTCAAAGTGGTACTAACGTACTAATCGTCGGCGCTGGTGATGCCGGAGCCATGATCGCGAGGGAAATTAAGCACCGATATCTGGATAGCAAAAAGATTGTCGGCTTTGTTGATGATGATCCTTATAAGCATGACCAAATGATCTTCGGAGTTAAAATCCTGGGAGGACGGTCAGATATACGGCACATAGTAAATGAGTATCAAGTGAACGAAATCATTATTGCAATGCCGTCCGCAGGCGGGTGCGTTGTTCGGGAAATATTAAGCGAATGCAAAGAAACAGGCTGTACGGTTAAAACTCTGCCAGGCATGTATGAGATTATTGACGGTAAGGTTACGGTCCAGGAATTGCGCGAGGTCAACTTAGAAGATTTGCTTAGAAGAGAGCCGGTGCAGCTGGATTTGCACGGCATCGCAAGCTATATCGGCGGCAAACGGGTTCTCGTAACCGGGGCCGGAGGATCGATTGGATCGGAGCTATGCCGCCAAATTGCTAAATTGTCGCCGGAAGAAATTTTTCTGCTGGGAAAAGGCGAAAATAGTATTTATGAAATTGATCGCGAACTGCGAATAAAATTTCCTGATACAGCGATTAAGCCCATTATTGCGGATGTGCGCGATCGCGAAAGGATTGCCAGAGTTTTTGCCGATAATAAACCGCAGGTAGTCTTTCATGCTGCAGCGCATAAGCATGTTCCGCTCATGGAACTGCAGCCGGAAGAGGCGGTGCGTAACAATGTCTTTGGCACTAAGGTTGTTGCTGAAGCGGCTGATCGGGCCGGCACGGAAGTCTTTGTCATGGTTTCGACCGATAAAGCGGTAAACCCGACCAGTGTAATGGGAGCGACAAAAAGAATAGCTGAGCTCGTGATTCAAAGCATTAATAAAGTCAGCGATACCAAATTTGTCGCGGTCCGGTTTGGTAATGTATTAGGCAGCCGGGGCAGCGCAGTACCGCTGTTTAAAAAACAAATAGCCGCAGGCGGGCCAATTACGATCACGCATCCTGATATGAAGCGTTATTTCATGACCATTCCCGAAGCTGCACAGTTAGTCCTTCAGGCCGGATCAATGGCCAGCGGCGGCGAAGTTTTTGTATTGGATATGGGAGAACCTATTAAAATTGTAGATTTAGCCTGCGATCTTATAGAACTGTCAGGGTTGGTTCCGTATTCCGATATCAAAGTCGAATATACCGGAACCAGGCCGGGGGAAAAGCTGTTTGAGGAACTGCTGACTGCTGAAGAAGGGACTACCACTACCAGACATGAGAAAATTTATGTCGCCAAGCTCAAAGCGGTTGATGAGAAACGGCTGCAGAGAGGGCTGGCAGCATTGCAGCAGGCAATTCATAATGACGAGGATGTCGTTACTACGATGAAAAAACTGGTGCCCACATATTCAACGAAAATTGCAGCGAAGCGACGGACCTTTAAGCATCAAGACCAGGTCGCTGAGGCACAGCTTGATGGGCAGACAGGAAGCTACCAAACTGCAACGGGTCTGGTGCCGTGA
- a CDS encoding sigma 54-interacting transcriptional regulator translates to MIVRDFMTPKPKAVKITDTLKDAAFLFYKYKVGGAPVVTSTDEVCGLITRGHIIEAAINQIPLSQPVSTVMTQSVIVVHPETTMEEAWQIPVGRLPVVDDDNKLVGMLSQKEFMEIFYSQMRRTENEVQALVCAAQNGVVVINSYGIVEVFNDAAARIIGVSVEQAAGKFIRDIIPNTGLMRILHTGKEEIGSCLEANGQKLLVNRSPICEGPKVVGALAIIQDVLETADMTKKLSTTQQKVEALECIFENLKQGIIVVDTDNIINLANHSYEDIMGIPREELLGQPAKGTIENSRMHIVLKTGIPELAELQSVKGRKVVVNRVPMFKGGNIIGAIGEAMFKDISEVSALLQRESGSQLDGKTLLGSISSPRPTFETIIGRSRGMIHVKNLAAKAAMTDTTVLILGESGTGKDLFAEAIHNASKRRHMPFVSINCAAIPNDLLEAELFGYDEGAFTGARKGGKKGRFELADQGTIFLDEIGDMPLAMQAKLLRVMQDKSFEHVGGEKMLTCDVRIIAATNKPLEEMVKQNTFREDLYYRLNVICLQLPPLRDRKEDIGELIDILIPGVCHRLEIPLKQFSPDALALLREYNWPGNVRELINLLEKIGATVNSSVITPRNLPQLGLLKSCQEDMVGGLKDNVQETRFSSERECITETLRYTKGNKALTAKILGIHRSTLYEKIKKYDLK, encoded by the coding sequence TTGATTGTAAGGGATTTCATGACGCCTAAGCCTAAGGCTGTTAAAATCACCGATACCTTGAAAGATGCCGCATTTCTATTTTATAAGTATAAAGTTGGTGGCGCTCCCGTAGTTACCAGCACGGATGAAGTTTGTGGACTTATTACCAGAGGTCACATAATAGAAGCGGCAATTAATCAGATTCCGCTTTCTCAGCCTGTCTCCACAGTCATGACCCAAAGTGTTATTGTTGTTCATCCTGAAACTACTATGGAAGAAGCCTGGCAGATTCCGGTAGGGCGACTGCCGGTAGTAGATGATGATAATAAATTGGTAGGGATGCTTAGCCAAAAAGAATTCATGGAAATATTCTACAGTCAAATGCGTCGTACCGAGAATGAAGTGCAGGCATTGGTTTGCGCAGCTCAGAACGGGGTTGTCGTGATTAATTCTTACGGGATTGTGGAAGTGTTTAATGATGCGGCGGCACGGATTATTGGAGTATCCGTAGAACAGGCTGCGGGCAAGTTCATTAGAGATATTATTCCCAATACTGGTCTCATGAGGATATTGCATACAGGCAAGGAAGAGATAGGTAGTTGTTTGGAAGCTAATGGGCAAAAATTATTAGTCAATCGGTCGCCTATTTGCGAAGGCCCGAAAGTAGTGGGTGCACTGGCTATTATCCAAGATGTTTTGGAGACTGCAGATATGACTAAAAAGCTTAGTACAACGCAGCAGAAGGTAGAAGCCTTAGAGTGTATCTTTGAAAACCTGAAGCAGGGGATTATCGTTGTGGATACCGATAATATAATCAACCTTGCAAATCACTCGTACGAGGATATTATGGGTATTCCACGGGAAGAATTATTAGGCCAGCCTGCCAAAGGCACTATTGAAAATTCTAGAATGCATATTGTGCTGAAGACCGGCATCCCCGAATTGGCTGAACTGCAGAGTGTTAAGGGACGCAAAGTAGTGGTTAACCGGGTTCCAATGTTTAAAGGCGGCAATATCATTGGCGCTATTGGCGAGGCCATGTTCAAAGATATCAGCGAGGTAAGCGCATTATTGCAGCGGGAGAGCGGCTCACAGCTGGATGGGAAAACCTTGCTGGGGTCGATTAGCTCACCTAGACCTACTTTTGAAACGATCATCGGTCGTTCCCGTGGAATGATACATGTAAAAAATTTAGCCGCCAAGGCGGCAATGACCGACACTACGGTGCTAATTTTGGGAGAGAGCGGAACGGGTAAAGATTTATTTGCCGAAGCCATTCATAATGCCAGCAAGCGACGGCATATGCCATTTGTGTCGATTAACTGTGCCGCTATTCCTAACGATTTATTGGAAGCGGAATTATTTGGTTATGATGAAGGCGCTTTTACCGGAGCGCGCAAAGGAGGGAAAAAGGGTAGATTTGAGTTGGCAGACCAGGGAACAATTTTCTTGGATGAGATCGGCGATATGCCGCTGGCAATGCAGGCTAAGCTACTGCGGGTGATGCAGGATAAGTCTTTTGAGCATGTTGGTGGAGAAAAAATGTTGACCTGTGATGTAAGGATCATTGCGGCAACAAATAAACCGCTGGAGGAAATGGTGAAGCAGAATACATTCCGCGAGGACTTATATTATCGGCTTAATGTGATTTGCTTGCAATTACCACCACTGCGGGATCGAAAGGAAGATATCGGCGAGTTAATTGATATATTGATTCCCGGAGTGTGTCACCGGTTAGAAATTCCCTTGAAGCAATTTTCGCCGGATGCATTGGCACTATTACGTGAATACAATTGGCCGGGTAATGTCAGGGAGTTAATCAACTTGTTGGAGAAGATTGGGGCAACAGTAAATTCTTCAGTAATTACACCGCGGAATCTGCCGCAATTAGGTTTACTTAAATCCTGTCAGGAGGATATGGTGGGAGGGCTGAAAGACAACGTCCAAGAAACCAGATTTTCTTCGGAACGGGAATGTATTACCGAAACTCTGCGCTACACTAAAGGCAACAAAGCCTTAACAGCAAAGATTTTAGGGATACATCGGTCCACCTTGTATGAAAAGATAAAAAAATATGATTTAAAGTAA